In a genomic window of Sphingomonas koreensis:
- a CDS encoding 2,4'-dihydroxyacetophenone dioxygenase family protein produces MASIAKDFRPEGMAANFLPKDLVVKIPEDLSKWVRRPAGHYYCPIMFDTSAGITVNVLHYPNPGVIGRHVHDGPVFSYTMEGSWYYPEHDWVAEKGSFVWEPPGEHHTLTVKESMTALYVMHGGLTLLDENEKPIGFDNCLTLLGFCAEWYREQGYDDDYIKQFIR; encoded by the coding sequence ATGGCGTCGATCGCCAAGGATTTCCGGCCGGAAGGAATGGCCGCCAATTTTCTGCCCAAGGACCTGGTGGTCAAGATTCCGGAGGATCTGAGCAAATGGGTCCGGCGCCCGGCCGGGCATTATTATTGCCCGATCATGTTCGACACCTCCGCCGGCATTACCGTCAACGTGCTTCACTATCCCAATCCCGGCGTGATCGGACGGCACGTACATGACGGTCCGGTCTTCTCCTACACGATGGAGGGAAGCTGGTATTATCCCGAGCACGACTGGGTAGCGGAGAAGGGGTCGTTCGTCTGGGAACCGCCGGGCGAGCATCACACGCTGACCGTCAAGGAATCGATGACGGCGCTCTATGTCATGCATGGCGGCCTGACCTTGCTCGACGAGAATGAGAAGCCGATCGGCTTCGACAATTGTCTTACCCTGCTAGGTTTCTGTGCCGAATGGTATCGCGAGCAGGGTTATGACGACGACTATATCAAGCAATTCATTCGCTGA
- a CDS encoding CaiB/BaiF CoA transferase family protein: MTTRPLDGIRVVEFEGLGPGPTCGMILADFGAEVVRISRPDYAQWADPVTSRGKGLLAVDLKDPAGMTQVREAIELADVLIDPFRPGVMERLGLGPDDLLQSRARLIYARLTGWGQTGPLSQRAGHDINYLALSGALDGIGRPGEVPTPPLNLIGDMGGGAAVAAFGICAALFERERSGLGQVIDAAILDGTSMLMAMFHGMQIPLTRQDSPLGGTQPWYDCYACADGRHIAIGALEPQFWDNLAEAIELPQQLRDRQRVPADVIRGALTAIFATRTRDDWDNRLSQLDACATPVLSVDEAMAHAQALDRNRYCERGGIAQPSPAPRLSRTPAAPSAERDGWATVERWRTAGN, encoded by the coding sequence ATGACCACTCGCCCGCTGGATGGCATCCGGGTCGTCGAATTCGAAGGTCTGGGACCCGGACCTACTTGCGGGATGATATTGGCCGATTTCGGGGCCGAGGTCGTTCGCATCTCACGGCCGGATTACGCGCAATGGGCTGACCCGGTCACCTCGCGCGGCAAGGGGCTGCTTGCCGTTGACCTCAAGGATCCCGCGGGGATGACGCAGGTTCGCGAGGCGATCGAGTTGGCCGACGTGCTGATCGATCCGTTCCGGCCGGGCGTCATGGAGCGGCTGGGTCTTGGCCCGGATGATCTGCTGCAAAGCCGCGCTCGCCTCATCTACGCGCGATTGACGGGCTGGGGGCAAACGGGGCCGCTTTCGCAGCGTGCCGGCCATGATATCAATTATCTGGCGCTGTCGGGTGCGTTGGACGGGATCGGCCGTCCGGGCGAAGTGCCGACACCGCCGCTCAACCTGATCGGCGATATGGGCGGCGGCGCGGCGGTGGCTGCCTTTGGCATCTGCGCCGCATTGTTCGAGCGAGAGCGCTCCGGGCTGGGGCAAGTGATCGACGCGGCGATCCTCGATGGCACGAGCATGCTGATGGCAATGTTCCACGGCATGCAAATCCCGCTGACGCGCCAGGACTCGCCGCTTGGCGGGACACAGCCTTGGTATGACTGCTATGCCTGCGCCGACGGGCGACACATCGCAATTGGCGCGCTGGAGCCGCAATTCTGGGACAATCTGGCCGAAGCGATCGAGCTGCCGCAGCAATTGCGCGATCGCCAGCGCGTTCCCGCAGACGTGATCCGGGGAGCACTGACGGCGATCTTTGCGACGCGAACGCGTGACGATTGGGACAATCGATTGTCGCAGCTCGATGCGTGTGCGACGCCGGTCCTGTCTGTCGACGAAGCCATGGCGCATGCCCAGGCGCTGGATCGTAACCGGTATTGCGAACGTGGTGGGATCGCCCAGCCTTCGCCCGCGCCGCGTCTGTCGCGAACCCCGGCGGCGCCATCGGCCGAGCGGGACGGGTGGGCAACGGTTGAGCGCTGGCGTACCGCGGGGAACTAG